ACGCGAGACGATCACCGCTCCTTCCACCATGCTGACCACGGCTGTCGCCAGGGCTCGGGCGACGGGACGAGGGTGGCCGTGCGCACTGAGCAGGTCACTTACCGGCGCGATCCATGACTCGAAGGCACGGGCGCAGGCGTCTCGCAGACGTTCGCTCTGCGCACCCATCTCCAGTGTCACCACCGAGACCGGGCATCCCAGCTGGAAGCCGCTGTCGTTGAGTATCCCGGCCAGTTCGTCGATCACACGGCGTACCACCTCACCCGGCGTGGCCGACCCTCGCGCCGAGTCGGCGACGAGAGAGCCAAATCGCGCGGCCGCCAGCTCGACGGCCTTCTCTCCGAGGGCCTCCTTCCCCTGGGGGAAGTGGAAGTAGAGCGACCCTTTCGGGGCACCCGCGTGCTCCACCACCGTGTTGAGTCCCGTGCCGCTATAGCCGTGCCGCTGGATCAGTTCCAGCATCGATTCCGCCAGCCGCGAGCTGGTCCTGGCTCCCTTGGTTCCATCCATGACTCAAGAATAGACCGGTCTATAGATTTTGTGAAGCGTCTCAAGCTTGTCGCAGCGATGTCCACGTCGGAGTCAAAAGCGGGAGTGGCGGGTGCTTCATGAGTGGACCGAGCTGCCCGGCCGGTGAGCGCCGGCGCTGAACCGGCCGGGCACGTCCGTCTCGGCTACGCACGGGCCTCGACTGCCCGGCAGTCCCTCGACGCACAGCTTGACTCCCTCGCCGAGACCGGGGTGACGCGGGTCTTCTCGGAGAAGATCTCCACCCGCGCCACCCGGCGCCCCGAGCTGGAGGCCGCCGTGAAGCTCGCCGGGGAGATCCGCTCCTCCGGCGTCGCCGTGACCCTCGTCGTCCACGAGCACAAGCGGCACGGCCGCGGCATCGAACTCGCCATGCTCGCCGAGGAACTGAAGGCGAGCGACATCGGCCTGGAGTTCCTCCCGGAGAACTGAAGGGCTCCCACGACCCCTCCAGCATCGAGTTCACCGCGCTCCCGGCCATGTCCGGGATGGAGCAAACACCAGCCCCACCGATGCGCCGGCATCCCGCATGACGTGCAGGTGGGCGGTCTTGACATGGGAGTCCCCGCCGTCGGCGACGGGCAGTACCGCCGACGGCGCCCGGGCGCCGTCGGCGGTACTGAACGCGTTGAAGGCGTCGGCGACCGGCTCCGCGAGGTCGGTGAGGTCCACGACCGCGCGAATACGGTCGGCCGTGTGAAGGGGAAAGCTGGGCATGGCAATGGTCCTCACTCGGGCAGGGCGTCCAGGGTTCCCCGGGCCACCATGCTCACGTCACCGCCGACCCGGATGTTGTGCAGCGCGTCGGGGCGTCCCTGCGGCAGGACGGTGAGCCGGCTCGGACGGCCGGTGAAACGCCCCTGCCCCAGGGTGAACTCCTCCTCGACGGGCACAACGCCGTGCAGAGCCAGGTACGCGCCGACGCAGCCCGCCGCACTGCCGGTCGCGATGTCCTCCAGAACGCCGTCGTTGTTCCAGTGGCGACCTTCCAGTGCCTCGATGTCGAGCACGTACGCGAACTGCGCGCCGTACCGCCCGACGAGCTCCGCGAAGTCGCTGCGGACGATCCTCGCCTCGGCCAGACCCGCCACCACCGGCACGATGAGATAGCGCAAGCCGGTGGAGACGACACACAGGGGAAGGTCGGCGAGTGCCCGGGTGGGCAGATTCAGCGCCGCGGCGATCTCCGTCCTGTCCTCCGCCGGTACAGTCGCAAGGAATTCCGGCGCTCCCTGGTCGAGTTCCGCGTGGTACCCGGTGGCGGTGCGCCGGGTCGTCACCTCGACGGTCCCGCCGACCAGGCGCAACGTCCAGCGCCGCAGGCCCCGGCCGCCGTCACGCTCGTGAAGGACGGCGGCCGCGCCCAGGACCGGATGTCCGGCGAAGTCGAGTTCCTCGAAGAGGTCGAACACCCGGGCGGTGACGTCCTGGCTCTCATCCTCACCGCGCAGGAAGATCGTCTCGAAGTGCCGGAGTTCCTGGGTGATCGCGAGCATCTGTGCGGCGGAGAGGCCGGGGACGTCGGGAAAGACGGCAAGGGAGTTGCCGGTGAACGCCTTGCTGGCAAACACATCGACATGGCGGTAGTGCAGGGGCGTGTGGTCTTCAGGACTGATGCGGTAGTGGCTGGTCACGGCTCGACGCTAGGGCGAGACCATCCATCCGGTCATGGTCCAATCCCAATAAAGTGGCCTACGTGAATGGCACGGTGTGGCACGTCCCGGCGTCACGGTTCTTCCAGTTGCTCGGCAACTGGCTCGCCGGCGACGGACCGCTCGCACGACGGTTGGCCGATGCCGTGGAGAAGGCCATCCGCGACGGTCGGCTTCCTCTCGGGGCGCGGCTTCCCGCCGAACGCCTGCTCGCCGGCGAGTTCGGTCTCGCTCGGGGCACCGTGACGATGGGCTACCAGATCCTGCGCGCCGAGCAACTGATCGTTACCCGGACCGGCTCCGGCAGCACCGTCTCCCTGCCCCGGCTGCACGAGCGCCTCTCGCCCTGGGCCAGCGACCGGGGCGAAGCAGGCAAGAACGGGGCACCGCTGGACCTCACCATCGCGGAACCCGCGGCACCCTTCGGCGAACTGCTCCAGGCCGTGAGGGAAGCGACCGACACGCTGTCCGCCACACTGTTGCGCGCCCCCTCTGAAGGCGCCGGTCCGTCGGCGCTGCGCACAGCCATCGCCGACGCCTACGAGGCCCAAGGGCTCGCGACCGACAGCGGGCACCTCCTGCTGACCAGCGGCGCCGATGTCGCGCTGAGCCTGCTCAGCGCGGCATACCTGCGGCCGAACAGCAGAGTCGTCCTGGACTCCCCCACCTATCCGGGCGCGCTCGCCCTGTTCCGGGGCGCGGGTGCCCGGCTGGTCTCCCAGCCCCTCACCCCCACCGGCTGGGACGTCCCCGCCATGGACCGTACTCTCGCGACTGCCCGGCCGTCCCTGACTTACCTGATCGCGGATTTCCACAACCCGACGGGCCTGTTGATGGGCAAGGAGGAGCGCGCCGAACTGCGCCGGCGGTTGCACGCCCACGACACCTTGGTCGTCTTCGACGAGACCATGCGGGACTTGGACCTGCGCGAGGGAGCCGCGCCGCCGCCGCGTATCACGTCATGCGCCGGTGACCGGCACGTCGTGTACGTGGGTTCCTTGAGCAAGTCCTTGTGGCCGGGCCTGCGCGTAGGTTGGATCCGGGCCCATCCCGACGTCACCCGGCGGCTGGCGGCGCTCCCGCTCGCGGCCGCGCTCGCCCCCTCGCCGTTCGACCAGCTCGTCGCCGCCCGGCTCCTGGAGCGCCAGCGGACGGTCCTCGGCCGCCGACGCGCCCAACTCAGGTCCCAGAGAAACTACTTGGTCGCGCGACTCGCAGGTCTTCCGTGGTGTTGTTTCCCGGTCCCGCAGGGCGGTCGGTCCCTGTGGCTCATGCTCCTCGACGCCGCCCCGTTACCTTTTCTGTGGCCCCGAAATGGGGCGCCTGGCCCCCGGGTCCGGTATGGCTGTGTGCCCCCTGTCGAAGTCGATGACCTGGGGGGTGTTGCCGCCGGGCTTCGGGGCACCGCTTGACCGCTGATGAGGGGCCTGACGACTGCCTGGTCCGGTGCAACGCCGGACCTCTTCACGGGCGGGATGTCTGCGTAACGTGGTTGCTCGGCGTGTGGTGCCGCAGGGACGGCCGGGACGGATGCGAAAGGCACGACCGAAGAGGGGCATCGCGCATGGCCGACACCGTCATCGATATCTCCGGCATAGGTCTGTTCCTCGGCCTGGACCTGGGCAAGGAGTTCCACCACGCCCGCGGCCTGACCGGGCAGGGCAAGACCGTCCACGACAAGAAGCTGCCCAACACCGAGGCCCGCCTGCGGGAGTTGTTCGACAAGCTCAGGGCCAAGTTCGGCACCGTCCTGGTGATCGTGGACCAGGTCGCCAACATCGGCGCGCTGCCACTGACCGTGGCCCGCGCGACCGGCTGCCGGGTCGCTTACCTGCCGGGACTCTCGATGCGCCGGGCCGCCGACCTCTACCCGGGCGAAGCCAAGACCGACGCCCGCGACGCCTTCGTCATCGCCGACACCGCCCGGACCATGCCGCACACCCTGCGCGCGGTGGACCGCGACGACGAGAAGCTGGCCGAGCTGACCATGCTCACCGGCTACGACAACGACCTGGCCGGCGAGGTCAACCGCACCTCCAACCGGCTGCGCGGCCTGCTCTCCCAGATCCATCCCACCCTGGAGCGGGTGGTCGGCCCCCGGCTGGGCTACCCCTACATCCTGGCCCTCCTTGAACGGCACGGCTCCCCGGCCAGGCTGAAGAAACTGGGCCACGCCCGCTGCGAGGCCCTGCTCAAGGCGCACGGCTCGCGCAAGGCCCACCACCTCACCGCGGAGATCTTCGACGCGCTTGCCGAGCAGACCGTCATCGTGCCCGGCACCGAGGCCAGCGCGCTGATCGTGCCCGGACTTGCCGCCCAGCTCGCCGCCGCCCACACCCAGCGCCGCCAGGCCGAGCAGGAGATCGCCGCCCTGCTGGAGGCCCTCCCTCTTTTCCAC
The sequence above is drawn from the Streptomyces sp. NBC_01591 genome and encodes:
- a CDS encoding IS110 family transposase: MADTVIDISGIGLFLGLDLGKEFHHARGLTGQGKTVHDKKLPNTEARLRELFDKLRAKFGTVLVIVDQVANIGALPLTVARATGCRVAYLPGLSMRRAADLYPGEAKTDARDAFVIADTARTMPHTLRAVDRDDEKLAELTMLTGYDNDLAGEVNRTSNRLRGLLSQIHPTLERVVGPRLGYPYILALLERHGSPARLKKLGHARCEALLKAHGSRKAHHLTAEIFDALAEQTVIVPGTEASALIVPGLAAQLAAAHTQRRQAEQEIAALLEALPLFHLLTSMPGMGVRTTAAVIVAIGDGTTFPTAGHLASYAGLAPATKSSGTSIRGEHAPHRGNRLLKRALFQAAFAAIGCKSDRSSRTYYDRQRARGKTHTQAILRLARQRVNVIHAMIRTGALYEPRTPGDIGLAA
- a CDS encoding PhzF family phenazine biosynthesis protein, whose amino-acid sequence is MTSHYRISPEDHTPLHYRHVDVFASKAFTGNSLAVFPDVPGLSAAQMLAITQELRHFETIFLRGEDESQDVTARVFDLFEELDFAGHPVLGAAAVLHERDGGRGLRRWTLRLVGGTVEVTTRRTATGYHAELDQGAPEFLATVPAEDRTEIAAALNLPTRALADLPLCVVSTGLRYLIVPVVAGLAEARIVRSDFAELVGRYGAQFAYVLDIEALEGRHWNNDGVLEDIATGSAAGCVGAYLALHGVVPVEEEFTLGQGRFTGRPSRLTVLPQGRPDALHNIRVGGDVSMVARGTLDALPE
- the yczR gene encoding aminotransferase-like domain-containing protein, which gives rise to MNGTVWHVPASRFFQLLGNWLAGDGPLARRLADAVEKAIRDGRLPLGARLPAERLLAGEFGLARGTVTMGYQILRAEQLIVTRTGSGSTVSLPRLHERLSPWASDRGEAGKNGAPLDLTIAEPAAPFGELLQAVREATDTLSATLLRAPSEGAGPSALRTAIADAYEAQGLATDSGHLLLTSGADVALSLLSAAYLRPNSRVVLDSPTYPGALALFRGAGARLVSQPLTPTGWDVPAMDRTLATARPSLTYLIADFHNPTGLLMGKEERAELRRRLHAHDTLVVFDETMRDLDLREGAAPPPRITSCAGDRHVVYVGSLSKSLWPGLRVGWIRAHPDVTRRLAALPLAAALAPSPFDQLVAARLLERQRTVLGRRRAQLRSQRNYLVARLAGLPWCCFPVPQGGRSLWLMLLDAAPLPFLWPRNGAPGPRVRYGCVPPVEVDDLGGVAAGLRGTA
- a CDS encoding TetR/AcrR family transcriptional regulator, whose translation is MDGTKGARTSSRLAESMLELIQRHGYSGTGLNTVVEHAGAPKGSLYFHFPQGKEALGEKAVELAAARFGSLVADSARGSATPGEVVRRVIDELAGILNDSGFQLGCPVSVVTLEMGAQSERLRDACARAFESWIAPVSDLLSAHGHPRPVARALATAVVSMVEGAVIVSRAQRSTEPLHCAAQAIAVLLEQSAEASA
- a CDS encoding recombinase family protein; translation: MSAGAEPAGHVRLGYARASTARQSLDAQLDSLAETGVTRVFSEKISTRATRRPELEAAVKLAGEIRSSGVAVTLVVHEHKRHGRGIELAMLAEELKASDIGLEFLPEN